A stretch of the Capsicum annuum cultivar UCD-10X-F1 chromosome 10, UCD10Xv1.1, whole genome shotgun sequence genome encodes the following:
- the LOC107843643 gene encoding polyadenylation and cleavage factor homolog 4, with translation MKSSRRSCLESSGIKKPKLTGDGANFIAQRAGNSGSGPVDSRFRAIDSWEDEEGQQQEELISEYKRGLAELTINSKPIITNLTIIAGENLRDAKAIAGVICGNILEIPSEQKLPSLYLLDSIVKNIGRDYIKYFAARLPEVFCKAYRQVEPSIHSGMQRLFVTWRKVFPPQQLQLIEKELGFTTGVNGSSSGTRRDDPKAQQTAHSIHVNPKYLEARQCLQQPTRAKGSADDISPGDIQKPERAASVGSGRSWVDISTKRVQKEQVNERICEKTTSAAYGDPEYVSDLSRASGFGLRSTSEKFKEEGFNKSWYNSANGKILSQSNGLDLKHGVQSLSQRTANSDAYPQPTHSFANRSSTLMDRSWQSSDEEEYMWDDVNSAGKDERASEDSYKPGLDNQHPRPQSIFGLRAESETSADSLSREDKGQASSENHSSAWSDEARHLASVRSTLDHQRGYLTSFSGFSTATNSIDGKSFQSQKGSSHVGTPSCGVAKTANGSRGAIMQMRETQGAAPPSLESAVRQLPSSPSVSTSNFNQVVNSHTRDYQTQTESHADPRISQFSRRSKLDPRNQVSQETLPVTSQGAHLVGSQISQTPRYNPSSLMTSLQEEHHVPFPQNIQQESPESESSGQTSMSSLLAAVMKSGVLGSSSSVGTPLNSRDKGPLSSQAGAQPPSVAIVQSERNASNPPKYSQRNGEQSRLPPGPAPDVVGSCSSSLQVPNVLNSASNPVATLLSSLVEKGLISASKEESPTSTPPQTPPQTRSQTPPPASISSAPGVSAPVSASTFSSPNNELSLSRSAAKIPDALPQSIKVVREITFKPGVIRESNPGVISELLDDVPHQCGICGLRLKLPVQLDRHLEWHALRNPDGKLLLSSRRWYLNSGEWVTGTSSLPQCGMLAGPTGRSSKLSECTEVMVPADEDQCLCFLCGHFFEDSYDEESNKWMFKGAVYMNNSSNESGTQNPIVHKNCISESSLNLISRDDIKLELEA, from the exons ATGAAGAGTTCTCGTAGATCATGTTTAGAATCATCAGGTATAAAGAAGCCCAAATTAACCGGAGATGGAGCGAATTTCATCGCACAACGGGCCGGGAATTCGGGCTCGGGCCCGGTTGACTCGAGATTTCGGGCTATTGACAGTTGGGAAGACGAGGAGGGGCAACAGCAGGAGGAGCTTATTAGTGAATACAAGAGAGGTTTAGCTGAGCTTACGATTAATTCGAAGCCGATAATTACGAACTTGACTATTATTGCTGGTGAGAATTTGCGCGATGCGAAGGCGATTGCTGGTGTTATCTGCGGGAACATTCTTGAG ATTCCTAGTGAGCAAAAGCTGCCATCTCTCTATCTTTTGGATAGTATTGTGAAGAACATCGGGAGGGATTATATTAAGTATTTTGCTGCCAGGCTGCCTGAG GTTTTCTGCAAGGCCTATAGACAGGTTGAACCTTCGATACACTCTGGGATGCAGCGTCTTTTTGTAACCTGGAGAAAAGTATTCCCTCCTCAGCAACTTCAATTAATTGAGAAGGAGCTTGGATTTACAACTGGCGTCAATGGCTCTTCGTCAGGAACACGTAGAGATGATCCAAAGGCTCAACAGACTGCACACAGTATTCATGTAAATCCCAAGTATTTGGAGGCAAGGCAGTGCCTACAGCAACCAACCAGA GCAAAAGGATCAGCTGATGACATCAGCCCTGGGGACATACAGAAGCCGGAGAGAGCAGCAAGTGTAGGTTCTGGAAGATCTTGGGTTGATATTTCTACTAAG CGTGTGCAGAAAGAGCAGGTGAATGAGCGAATATGCGAGAAAACTACTAGTGCAGCATATGGAGATCCTGAATATGTTTCTGATTTGTCAAGGGCTTCTGGCTTTGGATTAAGATCAACAAGTGAAAAGTTTAAGGAAGAGGGATTTAATAAATCTTGGTACAATTCTGCGAATGGTAAAATATTAAGTCAAAGTAACGGCTTGGACCTTAAGCATGGAGTCCAAAGTCTATCCCAGAGAACTGCAAACTCTGATGCATATCCACAACCGACACACTCCTTTGCCAATCGAAGTAGTACTTTGATGGATCGGAGCTGGCAGAGTTCTGATGAAGAGGAGTATATGTGGGATGATGTCAATAGTGCAGGTAAAGATGAACGGGCATCAGAAGATTCATATAAACCT GGCTTAGATAATCAACATCCGAGACCCCAAAGCATATTTGGGTTAAGGGCTGAAAGTGAAACCTCGGCTGACTCTCTTTCCAGAGAAGACAAAGGCCAAGCATCTTCCGAAAATCACTCATCGGCATGGTCAGATGAAGCAAGGCATTTGGCTTCTGTTCGAAGTACTCTAGATCATCAAAGAGGTTATCTAACCTCTTTCAGTGGGTTTTCAACAGCGACAAACTCCATAGATGGGAAATCTTTCCAGTCACAGAAAGGTTCAAGTCACGTGGGGACACCAAGTTGTGGAGTTGCTAAGACTGCAAATGGATCCAGGGGAGCCATAATGCAAATGCGAGAAACTCAGGGAGCTGCCCCTCCATCTTTAGAGTCAGCGGTGCGTCAGCTTCCTTCATCTCCATCAGTCTCGACTAGCAATTTTAATCAAGTAGTTAACAGTCACACTAGAGACTATCAGACACAGACTGAATCTCATGCAGATCCAAGAATATCTCAGTTTTCAAGAAGGTCAAAGTTAGATCCCCGTAATCAAGTCTCCCAGGAGACTCTGCCAGTGACATCTCAGGGTGCTCATTTGGTTGGTTCACAGATATCACAGACTCCAAGATATAATCCATCTTCCTTGATGACATCTCTTCAAGAAGAGCATCATGTCCCCTTTCCTCAAAATATCCAGCAAGAAAGCCCTGAGTCTGAATCCTCAGGACAAACAAGTATGAGTAGTTTGTTGGCTGCTGTTATGAAGAGTGGAGTACTTGGTAGTAGCTCTAGTGTCGGCACACCACTGAATTCTCGTGATAAGGGGCCTCTGTCATCCCAAGCCGGTGCACAGCCACCTTCTGTTGCAATTGTACAATCTGAAAGAAATGCTTCAAATCCCCCAAAGTATTCCCAGAGAAATGGAGAACAATCGCGACTGCCACCTGGTCCTGCTCCAGATGTGGTAGGTAGTTGTAGTTCATCATTGCAGGTTCCAAATGTGTTAAATTCTGCTTCTAATCCTGTTGCAACACTTTTGAGTTCATTGGTGGAAAAGGGATTGATATCTGCATCAAAGGAGGAGTCCCCAACTTCAACTCCTCCGCAGACACCTCCACAAACTCGGTCCCAGACTCCTCCTCCTGCAAGCATCAGTTCAGCTCCTGGTGTATCTGCTCCAGTTTCCGCATCCACTTTCTCATCTCCGAACAATGAGCTGTCTCTCTCTAGATCCGCTGCTAAAATCCCTGATGCCTTACCTCAGTCCATCAAAGTAGTGAGAGAAATTACATTTAAACCAGGTGTAATTCGGGAGTCCAATCCTGGTGTCATCAGCGAACTTCTTGATGACGTTCCACATCAATGTGGCATATGTGGTCTTCGACTTAAACTCCCAGTGCAACTTGATAGACACTTGGAATGGCATGCATTAAGGAATCCAGATGGGAAACTGTTGCTTAGTTCAAGGAGGTGGTATTTAAATTCTGGGGAATGGGTTACTGGAACTAGTAGCCTCCCACAGTGTGGTATGTTGGCAGGACCAACTGGACGTTCTAGCAAACTATCAGAATGCACCGAGGTTATGGTTCCTGCTGATGAAGATCAGTGTCTATGTTTCTTGTGTGGTCATTTTTTTGAAGATTCTTATGATGAAGAGAGTAACAAGTGGATGTTCAAAGGAGCTGTTTACATGAATAATTCATCGAATGAAAGCGGTACCCAGAATCCTATAGTCCACAAGAACTGTATATCAGAAAGTTCTCTAAATTTGATAAGCAGGGATGATATAAAACTG GAGCTGGAAGCCTGA
- the LOC107845098 gene encoding putative phytosulfokines 6, with protein sequence MKTMMINLSRISFFITLLLISQAIYARLLPTSYRDTNRKIEVNGIIHSISTQENFNNLMGLEECEDKDEVCLNRRMIAEVHLDYIYTQNKPKP encoded by the exons atgaagactatgatgattaaTTTATCTCGTATTTCATTTTTCATTACACTGCTACTAATTTCCCAAGCAATATATGCACGTCTTCTGCCTACAAGTTATCGAG ATACTAACCGGAAGATTGAAGTTAATGGGATTATTCATTCAATTTCCACACAAGAAAACTTCAATAAC CTCATGGGGTTGGAGGAATGTGAAGACAAAGATGAAGTTTGTTTAAACAGAAGGATGATAGCTGAGGTTCACTTGGATTACATATATACTCAAAATAAACCTAAGCCTTAA